One window of Phalacrocorax carbo chromosome 1, bPhaCar2.1, whole genome shotgun sequence genomic DNA carries:
- the NYX gene encoding nyctalopin isoform X2 — protein MTEDETCLCSSCVLLDPSGSLARPEMPLVNNQVLLWVPHVHAVWACVRSCPANCVCTQERSCSVLCDRAGLGQIPSEFPCEASSINLDKNSIKFLSERAFGTLPSLKSLSLNHNNISFITPGAFKGLPSLTELKMAHNEYIRYLHTRTFTALKRLVKLDLADCNLFNIPDRIFIELPALQELFCFQNNFRRIPGAIRGMENLTHIYLERNRIEAVAYNSLQGLTKLKYLNLQDNRINVVHEGAFQGCQKMEYLYLNDNLISELPENSFDGLRCLKMLNLGGNFLRNVSNTWFRDLGELEVLYLDRNRINYIEEGAFENLTSLVALHLNSNNLTTLPFSVFQPVYFLGRLYLFRNPWECDCRIEWLKEWMENYRLVRDIPCASPSSVAGIDLMDVLYERSPEGYCLDPVELNVTSEGPTPSGAPWSTTESKFNSLISKLLLQMGLPEEVANTTEVFSNTTQLDGLTDGVSSGVGEDSIEAGTYFYLPTLFTVVVLPIK, from the exons ATGACAGAGGATGAAACCTGTCTCTGCTCTTCCTGTGTGCTTTTAGATCCCTCAGGTTCGCTTGCCAGACCTGAAATGCCACTAGTGAATAATCAAG TGCTCCTTTGGGTCCCCCACGTCCATGCGGTGTGGGCCTGCGTGCGGTCCTGCCCTGCCAACTGCGTGTGCACCCAGGAGCGGAGCTGCTCCGTCCTCTGCGATCGTGCCGGTCTGGGGCAGATCCCTAGCGAGTTCCCTTGTGAAGCCTCCTCTATCAACCTGGACAAGAACAGCATCAAGTTCCTCTCCGAGAGGGCCTTTGGAACCTTGCCTTCCCTCAAATCTCTGTCACTTAACCACAACAATATCTCCTTCATCACCCCGGGTGCTTTCAAGGGGCTGCCCAGCTTGACGGAGCTGAAAATGGCCCACAATGAGTACATTCGCTACCTCCACACGCGGACTTTCACTGCCCTCAAACGGCTGGTCAAATTGGACCTGGCAGACTGCAACCTTTTCAACATACCAGACAGGATCTTCATtgagctgcctgctctgcaggagctctTCTGCTTCCAGAACAACTTTCGGAGGATCCCAGGTGCCATTAGGGGCATGGAAAACCTGACCCACATTTACCTGGAGAGAAACAGGATTGAAGCAGTAGCCTATAACTCTCTGCAGGGCCTGACCAAGCTGAAATACCTGAATCTGCAGGACAACAGGATAAATGTCGTTCACGAGGGAGCTTTTCAGGGTTGCCAGAAGATGGAGTATCTGTACCTCAACGACAATTTGATCAGTGAGCTTCCAGAAAACTCCTTCGACGGCCTGAGGTGCCTGAAAATGCTCAACCTGGGGGGGAATTTCCTCAGGAATGTTTCCAACACCTGGTTCAGGGATCTGGGGGAGCTGGAGGTCCTCTACCTGGACCGCAACAGGATCAACTACATTGAGGAAGGGGCTTTTGAAAACCTCACCAGCCTGGTCGCCTTGCACTTGAACAGCAACAACCTGACAACCCTGCCCTTTTCTGTCTTCCAGCCGGTGTACTTCCTGGGGCGGCTGTACCTCTTCCGCAACCCCTGGGAGTGCGACTGCCGCATCGAGTGGCTGAAGGAGTGGATGGAGAATTACAGGCTCGTCAGGGATATTCCCTGTGCCTCCCCCTCCTCAGTAGCTGGGATTGACCTGATGGACGTTCTCTATGAAAGATCACCAGAAGGTTACTGTCTTGACCCAGTGGAGTTAAATGTCACGTCTGAAGGCCCCACCCCAAGTGGAGCGCCTTGGTCTACCACAGAGAGCAAGTTCAACAGCCTTATCTCTAAACTCCTGCTCCAGATGGGCCTTCCTGAAGAGGTGGCAAACACAACTGAAGTCTTCAGTAACACCACACAGCTGGATGGACTGACAGATGGGGTTTcttctggggtgggggaagacaGTATTGAAGCTGGCACCTATTTTTACCTCCCAACACTTTTTACAGTGGTTGTTTTGCCGATCAAATAG
- the NYX gene encoding nyctalopin isoform X1, whose translation MFAIILNVLLWVPHVHAVWACVRSCPANCVCTQERSCSVLCDRAGLGQIPSEFPCEASSINLDKNSIKFLSERAFGTLPSLKSLSLNHNNISFITPGAFKGLPSLTELKMAHNEYIRYLHTRTFTALKRLVKLDLADCNLFNIPDRIFIELPALQELFCFQNNFRRIPGAIRGMENLTHIYLERNRIEAVAYNSLQGLTKLKYLNLQDNRINVVHEGAFQGCQKMEYLYLNDNLISELPENSFDGLRCLKMLNLGGNFLRNVSNTWFRDLGELEVLYLDRNRINYIEEGAFENLTSLVALHLNSNNLTTLPFSVFQPVYFLGRLYLFRNPWECDCRIEWLKEWMENYRLVRDIPCASPSSVAGIDLMDVLYERSPEGYCLDPVELNVTSEGPTPSGAPWSTTESKFNSLISKLLLQMGLPEEVANTTEVFSNTTQLDGLTDGVSSGVGEDSIEAGTYFYLPTLFTVVVLPIK comes from the exons ATGTTTGCCATCATTTTAAATG TGCTCCTTTGGGTCCCCCACGTCCATGCGGTGTGGGCCTGCGTGCGGTCCTGCCCTGCCAACTGCGTGTGCACCCAGGAGCGGAGCTGCTCCGTCCTCTGCGATCGTGCCGGTCTGGGGCAGATCCCTAGCGAGTTCCCTTGTGAAGCCTCCTCTATCAACCTGGACAAGAACAGCATCAAGTTCCTCTCCGAGAGGGCCTTTGGAACCTTGCCTTCCCTCAAATCTCTGTCACTTAACCACAACAATATCTCCTTCATCACCCCGGGTGCTTTCAAGGGGCTGCCCAGCTTGACGGAGCTGAAAATGGCCCACAATGAGTACATTCGCTACCTCCACACGCGGACTTTCACTGCCCTCAAACGGCTGGTCAAATTGGACCTGGCAGACTGCAACCTTTTCAACATACCAGACAGGATCTTCATtgagctgcctgctctgcaggagctctTCTGCTTCCAGAACAACTTTCGGAGGATCCCAGGTGCCATTAGGGGCATGGAAAACCTGACCCACATTTACCTGGAGAGAAACAGGATTGAAGCAGTAGCCTATAACTCTCTGCAGGGCCTGACCAAGCTGAAATACCTGAATCTGCAGGACAACAGGATAAATGTCGTTCACGAGGGAGCTTTTCAGGGTTGCCAGAAGATGGAGTATCTGTACCTCAACGACAATTTGATCAGTGAGCTTCCAGAAAACTCCTTCGACGGCCTGAGGTGCCTGAAAATGCTCAACCTGGGGGGGAATTTCCTCAGGAATGTTTCCAACACCTGGTTCAGGGATCTGGGGGAGCTGGAGGTCCTCTACCTGGACCGCAACAGGATCAACTACATTGAGGAAGGGGCTTTTGAAAACCTCACCAGCCTGGTCGCCTTGCACTTGAACAGCAACAACCTGACAACCCTGCCCTTTTCTGTCTTCCAGCCGGTGTACTTCCTGGGGCGGCTGTACCTCTTCCGCAACCCCTGGGAGTGCGACTGCCGCATCGAGTGGCTGAAGGAGTGGATGGAGAATTACAGGCTCGTCAGGGATATTCCCTGTGCCTCCCCCTCCTCAGTAGCTGGGATTGACCTGATGGACGTTCTCTATGAAAGATCACCAGAAGGTTACTGTCTTGACCCAGTGGAGTTAAATGTCACGTCTGAAGGCCCCACCCCAAGTGGAGCGCCTTGGTCTACCACAGAGAGCAAGTTCAACAGCCTTATCTCTAAACTCCTGCTCCAGATGGGCCTTCCTGAAGAGGTGGCAAACACAACTGAAGTCTTCAGTAACACCACACAGCTGGATGGACTGACAGATGGGGTTTcttctggggtgggggaagacaGTATTGAAGCTGGCACCTATTTTTACCTCCCAACACTTTTTACAGTGGTTGTTTTGCCGATCAAATAG